In a single window of the Coffea eugenioides isolate CCC68of chromosome 3, Ceug_1.0, whole genome shotgun sequence genome:
- the LOC113766393 gene encoding type I inositol polyphosphate 5-phosphatase 13 isoform X1, whose protein sequence is MDDRDLEDDDRDALAGLSNFPPVPKKTQSYSQQLRTSTGSHHKKHRQVRKHSLDDAKTIGIASSNSYSYFLENSSDDDDDFYPYSTTVGSASCNADYNINHRIDGLSMGDGGGSEEYVQYQHQHPPQNYQPLPEFMGSGGGVGIFKVPTRAAVHPGRPLCLELRPHPLRETQVGRFVRTIASTDTELWAGQECGVRVWNLSDAYKPGSGLGGRTRRGDEDAAPFYESVNTSPALCLMVDPGTKLVWSGHKDGKIRSWRMDQQHSDDTPFKEGLSWQAHRGPVLSMVFSSYGDIWSGSEGGIIKVWPWEAVEKSLSLSPEERHMAALLVERSSVDLRSQVTVNGVCNISSSDIKCLLSDNLRARIWAAASLSFSLWDARTRELIKVYNVEGQIENRVDMSSVQDQVVEDEMNVKFVSKSKKEKSQNSFLQRSRNAIMGAADAVRRVATKGAGAFVDDTKKTEAIVLAADGVIWTGCSNGLLVQWDGNGNRLQDFIHHPCAVLSFCTYGSRIWVGYVSGMVQVFDLDGNLLASWVAHNGPVIKMVVGNGYVFSMANHGGIRGWNIASPGPIDNILRPELAEKEDMYTTQENLRILVGTWNVGQGRASQDALMAWLGSAVSDVGIVVVGLQEVEMGAGFLAMSAAKETVGLEGSSIGQWWQDAIGKTLDEGSTFERVGSRQLAGLLIAIWVRRTLRTHVGDLDVAAVACGLGRAIGNKGGVGLRLRVFDRIMCFANCHLAAHLEAVNRRNADFDHIFRTMTFSRSSPLTNAAGMLPFLFVCCSLIFSTYLFWLLYSSGFPWILSVAAGVSSAAQMLRGPNAAAVNPEEGKPDLADADLVMFCGDFNYRLFGISYDEARDFVSQRSFDWLREKDQLRAEMKAGKVFQGMREALIRFPPTYKFERGKAGLGGYDSGEKKRIPAWCDRVLYRDSRAAPAEECSLECPVVASVVQYEAIMDVTESDHKPVRCKLNVDISHVDRSIRRQEFGRIFESNANVRACLDELRFVPETIVSTDRIVLQNQDTFNLRIANKSGKDNAFFQIACEGQSTIKEDEQPSGYRPRGSFGLPRWLEVTPAAGVLKPDQIAEISIHHEEFHTLEEFVDGIPQSWWSEDTRDKEVLLLINVQGSRSLVTGTHRIHVRHCFTSNTVRLDSKSNYARKHSGSAHSRSLPKHAGATSDTIDDHRSLRGP, encoded by the exons ATGGACGACCGTGACTTGGAGGACGACGACAGGGATGCATTGGCAGGATTATCAAACTTCCCGCCTGTGCCCAAAAAAACTCAATCGTATAGCCAACAACTGCGTACAAGCACAGGATCACATCACAAGAAACATCGCCAAGTGCGAAAACACAGCTTAGATGATGCTAAAACCATCGGCATTGCCAGCAGTAATAGTTACAGCTATTTCTTGGAGAATtcatctgatgatgatgatgatttcTACCCCTATTCCACCACTGTTGGCTCTGCTTCTTGTAACGCGGACTATAATATTAATCACAGGATTGATGGATTGTCAATGGGGGATGGTGGTGGCTCTGAGGAATACGTACAATATCAGCATCAGCATCCGCCGCAGAACTACCAACCATTGCCGGAGTTTATGGGGAGTGGGGGTGGAGTGGGGATTTTCAAGGTGCCTACTCGGGCCGCGGTGCACCCGGGCCGCCCTCTTTGCCTTGAGCTTAGACCACATCCCCTTAGAGAAACTCAG GTTGGGAGGTTTGTCAGAACAATTGCTTCCACAGACACAGAACTATGGGCAGGTCAAGAATGTGGTGTAAGAGTTTGGAATCTATCAGATGCGTACAAGCCAGGAAGTGGATTAGGAGGAAGAACAAGGAGAGGGGATGAGGATGCAGCACCCTTTTATGAATCGGTAAATACTTCCCCAGCACTCTGTCTGATGGTGGATCCAGGGACAAAGTTGGTTTGGAGCGGGCATAAGGATGGTAAGATTAGGTCCTGGAGGATGGACCAGCAGCATTCAGATGATACACCTTTCAAGGAAGGTCTTTCTTGGCAGGCTCATCGTGGTCCTGTTCTTTCCATGGTTTTTTCTTCTTATG GTGACATCTGGTCAGGCTCTGAGGGCGGCATTATAAAGGTCTGGCCTTGGGAAGCAGTTGAAAAATCTCTGTCTCTATCCCCAGAAGAAAGGCACATGGCTGCTTTATTGGTAGAGCGATCGTCTGTTGACCTTAGAAGCCAAGTTACAGTGAATGGCGTATGCAACATTTCATCTTCAGACATAAAATGTTTGTTATCCGATAATCTCAGAGCCAGAATCTGGGCAGCGGCCTCTTTGTCATTTTCATTGTG GGATGCTCGCACAAGAGAACTTATCAAAGTATACAACGTAGAAGGTCAGATTGAGAATCGAGTTGACATGTCTTCAGTACAAGACCAAGTAGTTGAAGATGAGATGAACGTTAAATTTGTGTCCaaatcaaagaaagaaaaatcccAGAATAGCTTCTTGCAACGGTCACGTAATGCTATCATGGGAGCAGCAGATGCTGTTCGACGTGTTGCAACAAAGGGTGCAGGTGCATTTGTCGATGATACTAAGAAAACAGAAGCTATAGTGCTTGCTGCAGATGGGGTTATTTGGACTGGATGTTCAAATGGTTTACTTGTGCAGTGGGATGGAAATGGGAACCGTTTGCAAGATTTCATTCACCATCCTTGTGCTGTACTAAGCTTTTGCACATATGGCTCACGGATATGGGTTGGCTATGTAAGTGGCATGGTCCAAGTTTTTGACCTTGATGGAAATTTACTTGCAAGTTGGGTGGCTCACAATGGCCCTGTCATAAAAATGGTAGTAGGCAATGGTTATGTTTTTAGCATGGCAAATCATGGCGGTATACGCGGGTGGAATATAGCCTCTCCTGGGCCTATTGATAACATTTTACGACCAGAATTAGCTGAGAAAGAAGACATGTACACAACACAAGAAAATCTCAGAATTTTAGTTGGTACATGGAATGTTGGTCAAGGAAGAGCCTCTCAGGATGCACTTATGGCATGGCTGGGTTCTGCAGTGTCAGATGTTGGCATTGTAGTTGTGGGATTGCAAGAAGTGGAAATGGGTGCTGGTTTTCTCGCAATGTCTGCAGCAAAAGAAACT GTAGGACTTGAAGGAAGTTCTATCGGTCAATGGTGGCAGGATGCTATAGGAAAGACCCTGGATGAAGGATCAACATTTGAGCGTGTGGGGTCAAGGCAGCTGGCTGGCTTGCTTATAGCTATCTG GGTGAGGAGGACTCTCAGAACGCATGTTGGGGATCTAGATGTCGCAGCAGTAGCCTGTGGATTAGGTCGTGCCATCGGTAATAAG GGTGGCGTGGGGCTGAGGTTGAGAGTATTTGATCGCATAATGTGTTTTGCCAATTGTCATTTAGCTGCACATTTGGAAGCTGTCAACCGCCGCAATGCTGATTTTGACCATATATTTCGAACAATGACTTTCTCCCGTTCTAGCCCTCTTACTAATGCTGCTGGTATGCTGCCGTTCCTGTTTGTCTGTTGCTCTCTTATCTTCTCCACGTATTTATTTTGGCTGCTTTATTCTTCTGGATTTCCATGGATCCTCTCTGTTGCAGCTGGTGTCTCATCTGCTGCCCAAATGCTTCGGGGTCCAAAT GCAGCTGCAGTTAACCCAGAAGAAGGGAAACCTGATCTTGCTGATGCTGACTTGGTTATGTTCTGTGGTGATTTCAATTATCGCCTTTTTGGGATATCTTACGATGAAGCAAGAGACTTTGTTTCTCAAAGAAGTTTTGATTGGCTTCGCGAAAAAGATCAGTTAAGAGCAGAAATGAAAGCTGGTAAAGTTTTTCAAGGCATGCGTGAGGCCCTTATTAGATTTCCTCCAACCTATAAATTTGAAAGGGGAAAGGCAGGTTTAGGAG GATATGACTCGGGTGAGAAAAAAAGAATTCCGGCATGGTGTGATAGGGTACTATACAGAGACAGTAGGGCTGCTCCAGCAGAGGAGTGCAGTTTAGAGTGCCCTGTAGTTGCTTCCGTTGTGCA GTATGAGGCTATCATGGACGTAACAGAAAGTGATCACAAACCCGTACGATGCAAGTTGAATGTTGACATTTCTCATGTTGATAGATCAATACGAAGACAAGAGTTTGGGAGAATTTTTGAATCCAATGCCAATGTCAGGGCGTGCTTAGATGAACTGCGTTTTGTTCCAGAAACCATTGTCAGCACTGACAGGATTGTGCTTCAAAATCAAGACACGTTCAATTTGAGAATAGCCAACAAAAGTGGCAAAGACAATGCTTTCTTCCAAATTGCATGTGAAGGTCAATCCACCATCAAGGAGGATGAGCAACCATCAGGTTATCGCCCCAGAGGTTCCTTTGGTCTCCCTCGTTGGCTTGAG GTCACACCTGCTGCAGGTGTATTGAAGCCTGATCAAATTGCTGAGATCTCAATACACCACGAGGAATTCCACACCTTGGAGGAGTTTGTTGACGGGATTCCTCAAAGCTGGTGGTCTGAAGACACCAGAGACAAGGAAGTGCTCTTGTTAATCAATGTACAAGGAAGCCGCTCACTGGTGACAGGAACTCACAGAATACACGTGCGCCATTGCTTCACTTCTAATACTGTTCGTCTTGACTCAAAAAGCAACTATGCTAGGAAACACTCAGGAAGTGCTCATTCAAGATCGTTGCCAAAACATGCTGGTGCTACCTCTGATACAATTGATGACCATCGCAGCTTACGTGGTCCTTAA
- the LOC113766393 gene encoding type I inositol polyphosphate 5-phosphatase 12 isoform X2 has protein sequence MDDRDLEDDDRDALAGLSNFPPVPKKTQSYSQQLRTSTGSHHKKHRQVRKHSLDDAKTIGIASSNSYSYFLENSSDDDDDFYPYSTTVGSASCNADYNINHRIDGLSMGDGGGSEEYVQYQHQHPPQNYQPLPEFMGSGGGVGIFKVPTRAAVHPGRPLCLELRPHPLRETQVGRFVRTIASTDTELWAGQECGVRVWNLSDAYKPGSGLGGRTRRGDEDAAPFYESVNTSPALCLMVDPGTKLVWSGHKDGKIRSWRMDQQHSDDTPFKEGLSWQAHRGPVLSMVFSSYGDIWSGSEGGIIKVWPWEAVEKSLSLSPEERHMAALLVERSSVDLRSQVTVNGVCNISSSDIKCLLSDNLRARIWAAASLSFSLWDARTRELIKVYNVEGQIENRVDMSSVQDQVVEDEMNVKFVSKSKKEKSQNSFLQRSRNAIMGAADAVRRVATKGAGAFVDDTKKTEAIVLAADGVIWTGCSNGLLVQWDGNGNRLQDFIHHPCAVLSFCTYGSRIWVGYVSGMVQVFDLDGNLLASWVAHNGPVIKMVVGNGYVFSMANHGGIRGWNIASPGPIDNILRPELAEKEDMYTTQENLRILVGTWNVGQGRASQDALMAWLGSAVSDVGIVVVGLQEVEMGAGFLAMSAAKETVGLEGSSIGQWWQDAIGKTLDEGSTFERVGSRQLAGLLIAIWVRRTLRTHVGDLDVAAVACGLGRAIGNKGGVGLRLRVFDRIMCFANCHLAAHLEAVNRRNADFDHIFRTMTFSRSSPLTNAAAGVSSAAQMLRGPNAAAVNPEEGKPDLADADLVMFCGDFNYRLFGISYDEARDFVSQRSFDWLREKDQLRAEMKAGKVFQGMREALIRFPPTYKFERGKAGLGGYDSGEKKRIPAWCDRVLYRDSRAAPAEECSLECPVVASVVQYEAIMDVTESDHKPVRCKLNVDISHVDRSIRRQEFGRIFESNANVRACLDELRFVPETIVSTDRIVLQNQDTFNLRIANKSGKDNAFFQIACEGQSTIKEDEQPSGYRPRGSFGLPRWLEVTPAAGVLKPDQIAEISIHHEEFHTLEEFVDGIPQSWWSEDTRDKEVLLLINVQGSRSLVTGTHRIHVRHCFTSNTVRLDSKSNYARKHSGSAHSRSLPKHAGATSDTIDDHRSLRGP, from the exons ATGGACGACCGTGACTTGGAGGACGACGACAGGGATGCATTGGCAGGATTATCAAACTTCCCGCCTGTGCCCAAAAAAACTCAATCGTATAGCCAACAACTGCGTACAAGCACAGGATCACATCACAAGAAACATCGCCAAGTGCGAAAACACAGCTTAGATGATGCTAAAACCATCGGCATTGCCAGCAGTAATAGTTACAGCTATTTCTTGGAGAATtcatctgatgatgatgatgatttcTACCCCTATTCCACCACTGTTGGCTCTGCTTCTTGTAACGCGGACTATAATATTAATCACAGGATTGATGGATTGTCAATGGGGGATGGTGGTGGCTCTGAGGAATACGTACAATATCAGCATCAGCATCCGCCGCAGAACTACCAACCATTGCCGGAGTTTATGGGGAGTGGGGGTGGAGTGGGGATTTTCAAGGTGCCTACTCGGGCCGCGGTGCACCCGGGCCGCCCTCTTTGCCTTGAGCTTAGACCACATCCCCTTAGAGAAACTCAG GTTGGGAGGTTTGTCAGAACAATTGCTTCCACAGACACAGAACTATGGGCAGGTCAAGAATGTGGTGTAAGAGTTTGGAATCTATCAGATGCGTACAAGCCAGGAAGTGGATTAGGAGGAAGAACAAGGAGAGGGGATGAGGATGCAGCACCCTTTTATGAATCGGTAAATACTTCCCCAGCACTCTGTCTGATGGTGGATCCAGGGACAAAGTTGGTTTGGAGCGGGCATAAGGATGGTAAGATTAGGTCCTGGAGGATGGACCAGCAGCATTCAGATGATACACCTTTCAAGGAAGGTCTTTCTTGGCAGGCTCATCGTGGTCCTGTTCTTTCCATGGTTTTTTCTTCTTATG GTGACATCTGGTCAGGCTCTGAGGGCGGCATTATAAAGGTCTGGCCTTGGGAAGCAGTTGAAAAATCTCTGTCTCTATCCCCAGAAGAAAGGCACATGGCTGCTTTATTGGTAGAGCGATCGTCTGTTGACCTTAGAAGCCAAGTTACAGTGAATGGCGTATGCAACATTTCATCTTCAGACATAAAATGTTTGTTATCCGATAATCTCAGAGCCAGAATCTGGGCAGCGGCCTCTTTGTCATTTTCATTGTG GGATGCTCGCACAAGAGAACTTATCAAAGTATACAACGTAGAAGGTCAGATTGAGAATCGAGTTGACATGTCTTCAGTACAAGACCAAGTAGTTGAAGATGAGATGAACGTTAAATTTGTGTCCaaatcaaagaaagaaaaatcccAGAATAGCTTCTTGCAACGGTCACGTAATGCTATCATGGGAGCAGCAGATGCTGTTCGACGTGTTGCAACAAAGGGTGCAGGTGCATTTGTCGATGATACTAAGAAAACAGAAGCTATAGTGCTTGCTGCAGATGGGGTTATTTGGACTGGATGTTCAAATGGTTTACTTGTGCAGTGGGATGGAAATGGGAACCGTTTGCAAGATTTCATTCACCATCCTTGTGCTGTACTAAGCTTTTGCACATATGGCTCACGGATATGGGTTGGCTATGTAAGTGGCATGGTCCAAGTTTTTGACCTTGATGGAAATTTACTTGCAAGTTGGGTGGCTCACAATGGCCCTGTCATAAAAATGGTAGTAGGCAATGGTTATGTTTTTAGCATGGCAAATCATGGCGGTATACGCGGGTGGAATATAGCCTCTCCTGGGCCTATTGATAACATTTTACGACCAGAATTAGCTGAGAAAGAAGACATGTACACAACACAAGAAAATCTCAGAATTTTAGTTGGTACATGGAATGTTGGTCAAGGAAGAGCCTCTCAGGATGCACTTATGGCATGGCTGGGTTCTGCAGTGTCAGATGTTGGCATTGTAGTTGTGGGATTGCAAGAAGTGGAAATGGGTGCTGGTTTTCTCGCAATGTCTGCAGCAAAAGAAACT GTAGGACTTGAAGGAAGTTCTATCGGTCAATGGTGGCAGGATGCTATAGGAAAGACCCTGGATGAAGGATCAACATTTGAGCGTGTGGGGTCAAGGCAGCTGGCTGGCTTGCTTATAGCTATCTG GGTGAGGAGGACTCTCAGAACGCATGTTGGGGATCTAGATGTCGCAGCAGTAGCCTGTGGATTAGGTCGTGCCATCGGTAATAAG GGTGGCGTGGGGCTGAGGTTGAGAGTATTTGATCGCATAATGTGTTTTGCCAATTGTCATTTAGCTGCACATTTGGAAGCTGTCAACCGCCGCAATGCTGATTTTGACCATATATTTCGAACAATGACTTTCTCCCGTTCTAGCCCTCTTACTAATGCTGCTG CTGGTGTCTCATCTGCTGCCCAAATGCTTCGGGGTCCAAAT GCAGCTGCAGTTAACCCAGAAGAAGGGAAACCTGATCTTGCTGATGCTGACTTGGTTATGTTCTGTGGTGATTTCAATTATCGCCTTTTTGGGATATCTTACGATGAAGCAAGAGACTTTGTTTCTCAAAGAAGTTTTGATTGGCTTCGCGAAAAAGATCAGTTAAGAGCAGAAATGAAAGCTGGTAAAGTTTTTCAAGGCATGCGTGAGGCCCTTATTAGATTTCCTCCAACCTATAAATTTGAAAGGGGAAAGGCAGGTTTAGGAG GATATGACTCGGGTGAGAAAAAAAGAATTCCGGCATGGTGTGATAGGGTACTATACAGAGACAGTAGGGCTGCTCCAGCAGAGGAGTGCAGTTTAGAGTGCCCTGTAGTTGCTTCCGTTGTGCA GTATGAGGCTATCATGGACGTAACAGAAAGTGATCACAAACCCGTACGATGCAAGTTGAATGTTGACATTTCTCATGTTGATAGATCAATACGAAGACAAGAGTTTGGGAGAATTTTTGAATCCAATGCCAATGTCAGGGCGTGCTTAGATGAACTGCGTTTTGTTCCAGAAACCATTGTCAGCACTGACAGGATTGTGCTTCAAAATCAAGACACGTTCAATTTGAGAATAGCCAACAAAAGTGGCAAAGACAATGCTTTCTTCCAAATTGCATGTGAAGGTCAATCCACCATCAAGGAGGATGAGCAACCATCAGGTTATCGCCCCAGAGGTTCCTTTGGTCTCCCTCGTTGGCTTGAG GTCACACCTGCTGCAGGTGTATTGAAGCCTGATCAAATTGCTGAGATCTCAATACACCACGAGGAATTCCACACCTTGGAGGAGTTTGTTGACGGGATTCCTCAAAGCTGGTGGTCTGAAGACACCAGAGACAAGGAAGTGCTCTTGTTAATCAATGTACAAGGAAGCCGCTCACTGGTGACAGGAACTCACAGAATACACGTGCGCCATTGCTTCACTTCTAATACTGTTCGTCTTGACTCAAAAAGCAACTATGCTAGGAAACACTCAGGAAGTGCTCATTCAAGATCGTTGCCAAAACATGCTGGTGCTACCTCTGATACAATTGATGACCATCGCAGCTTACGTGGTCCTTAA
- the LOC113765296 gene encoding ankyrin repeat-containing protein At5g02620-like, with translation MIMEKQNSFRPARIEKHPSFHGVIEKQQSFQGGVAMEKQKSFKGLMEKQKSFRMAMERQLSFGGEKKRSKDSPGKRGDTPLHLAARAGNLTKVRDIFQKCDGSVIKDLLSKQNQEGETTLFVAAENGHAFVVGEFLKYIDVETASIRANSGYDPFHVAAKQGQLEVLKELLRFFPNLNMTTDSSNTTALHTAAAQGHVDVVNLLLDIDPNIAKIARNNGKTVLHTAARMGHLEVVKSLLSKDPSIGFRTDKKGQTALHMAVKGQNVEIVQELIKPDSSVLSLGDNKGNTALHIATRKGRTQIVQSLIASEGIEINATNKAGETPLDISEKLAMPELDSILKEAGALHSQDHGKPPNAAKQLKQTVSDIKHDVQSQLQQSRQTGFRVRKIARKVKKLHISGLNNAINSATVVAVLIATVAFAAIFTVPGQYVEERTAGFSLGQAHIAKKAAFLVFILCDSLALFISLAVVVVQTSIVVIEQRAKKQLMFVINKLMWTACLFISIAFISLTYVVVGRHEQWLAVYATIIGGAIMLATIGSMCFCVVRHRLEDSKMRSIRRAETLSGSFSVSMVSDPELYGEKYKRMYAV, from the exons ATGATCATGGAGAAGCAGAATAGCTTCAGGCCTGCAAGAATTGAGAAGCATCCAAGTTTTCATGGGGTGATTGAAAAACAGCAAAGTTTTCAGGGTGGGGTGGCAATGGAGAAGCAGAAGAGCTTTAAGGGATTAATGGAGAAGCAGAAGAGTTTCAGGATGGCTATGGAGAGGCAGCTAAGCTTTGGTGGTGAGAAGAAACGGAGCAAAGATTCTCCTGGAAAACGAGGGGACACCCCTCTTCATCTTGCTGCAAGAGCTGGGAATTTGACTAAGGTGAGAGACATTTTTCAGAAGTGTGATGGTAGTGTCATTAAGGATTTGCTGTCCAAGCAGAATCAGGAAGGTGAGACTACTTTGTTTGTGGCTGCTGAGAATGGGCATGCATTTGTTGTTGGAGAGTTCTTGAAATACATTGATGTTGAAACTGCCTCCATTCGTGCAAATAGCGGTTATGATCCGTTCCACGTTGCTGCAAAGCAGGGCCAACTTG AAGTGCTGAAAGAACTATTACGGTTTTTTCCCAACCTGAACATGACCACGGATTCATCCAATACTACCGCTTTACACACAGCTGCTGCTCAAGGACACGTTGATGTAGTCAATCTGCTTCTTGATATTGATCCTAACATCGCTAAGATAGCTCGAAACAATGGCAAGACTGTGCTTCATACGGCTGCAAGAATGGGTCACTTGGAAGTTGTGAAATCACTTTTGAGCAAGGATCCCAGCATAGGATTCAGGACTGACAAGAAAGGTCAAACTGCACTCCACATGGCTGTGAAGGGCCAAAACGTGGAGATTGTACAGGAATTAATAAAACCTGACTCCTCTGTTCTGAGCTTGGGAGATAACAAAGGAAACACGGCACTCCACATCGCAACAAGGAAGGGTCGAACTCAG ATTGTACAGAGTCTGATAGCAAGTGAAGGCATTGAGATCAATGCAACTAATAAGGCTGGAGAAACCCCCCTTGATATTTCGGAAAAGCTTGCAATGCCAGAATTAGATAGCATTTTAAAAGAGGCAGGAGCTCTTCATTCTCAAGATCATGGAAAACCACCAAATGCTGCAAAGCAACTCAAACAGACTGTCAGTGACATAAAACATGACGTGCAGTCCCAACTCCAACAAAGCCGTCAGACTGGCTTTAGAGTAAGGAAGATTGCTAGGAAAGTGAAGAAGCTCCACATTAGTGGCCTTAACAATGCTATCAACTCTGCAACAGTCGTTGCTGTCCTGATTGCAACCGTTGCCTTTGCAGCCATCTTCACTGTACCCGGCCAGTATGTCGAGGAACGAACAGCAGGATTTTCACTTGGGCAAGCCCATATAGCTAAAAAGGCAGCTTTCTTAGTCTTCATTTTGTGCGATAGTCTGGCCTTATTTATCTCCCTTGCTGTTGTGGTGGTACAGACATCTATTGTTGTGATAGAACAGAGGGCAAAGAAGCAACTTATGTTCGTGATAAACAAGCTTATGTGGACGGCATGCCTCTTCATTTCAATTGCCTTTATTTCTCTCACCTATGTGGTTGTTGGACGTCATGAACAGTGGCTTGCTGTGTATGCAACCATAATTGGTGGTGCTATAATGCTTGCTACAATTGGCTCAATGTGCTTTTGTGTGGTCCGGCATAGGTTGGAAGACTCAAAGATGAGGAGCATAAGGAGAGCCGAGACACTATCAGGTTCCTTTTCAGTGTCAATGGTATCAGATCCGGAGTTATATGGTGAAAAGTATAAAAGGATGTATGCAGTGTAG